CCGACCATGACAGGCCCCGCTGGTTAGCTCTTCCCTGCCCCGCACCGGGCCCAGATGGCCCCTTCTTTCGCTCCAATCTGAAAGCGCTTTCAAAACCCTCTGGAGGTTTCTATGAACAAAGGTCTTGTGTCCGTTCTTGCCGCCGCCCTGCTGCTGGGGCAGGCCCACGCCCAGGAAAAGGTGACCCTCACCGTGGCGGTCTTTCCCAGCCTGGACAGCTCGATCAAGGCGATTTTGCCCGCGTGGCAGAAGAAATACCCCAATGTCACGATCAACATGCAGGCGCAGCAGTACGCCGACCACCACAACGCCATGACCACCGCGCTGGCCACCGGGCAGGGTCTGCCCGACGTGATGGCCATTGAGGTGGGCTACGTGGCCAAATTTGCCGAGGGGCAGGGCCTGGAAGACCTGAACAAGGCGCCCTACAACGCCGCGGCGGCCAAGAAGCTGTTCACGCCCTTTACGATTGCGCAGGCCACCAGCAGCGACGGGCGCTTTATCGCCATGCCCACCGACATCGGCCCCGGCACCTTCTTCTACCGCAAGGACGTGCTGGACAAGGCCGGCGTGAACCCGGTGAACATGCAGCGCTCGTGGGAGTCCTACATTGCGGCCGGCAAGACCATCAAGGCCAAGACCGGCGCGTATCTGGTGAACACGGCGGCCTCGGTGTACGGGATCATCATCCGCACGAACCTCAAGCCCGGCGAAGGCATTTACTTCGACAAGGGCAACAACCTGCTGGTGGGCCCAGACAATGCCCGCTTTGTGCGCGCCTTTACCCTCAGCAAACAGATCCGCGACGCGGGCCTGGACGCCAAGGTGGGCGAGTGGACCAACGAGTGGTATGACGCCTTTAAAAAGGGCACGGTCGCCACGCAGTTTTCCGGCGCGTGGCTGCAGGGCGCCCTGCAGAACTGGATGGCCCCCGACACCAAGGGCCTGTGGCGCGTGCAGAACCTCCCGGAGCGCTCCTTTGCCTCGTGGGGCGGCACCTTCTACGGCATTCCCAGCAAGGCCAAAAACAAGGGGTGGGCCTGGGAATTCATCAAGTTCATGACCATGAACCAGAGTGCGCAGATCGCCGCCTTTGAGGACAACGGCGCGTTCCCCGCGCTGGTCTCGGCGCAGAAGGACAAGGTGTTCAGCGAGCCGGTGGACTTCCTGGGCGGCCAGAAAGCGCGCGTGCTGTGGCGCGACGCCGCCGCCAAGACCCAGCCCATTGACGTGAACAAGTACGACTCGGTGGCCGACCAGATCGTGCAGACCGAGCTGACCAACGTGCTGGAAAAGGGCAAGGACATCAAGCAGGCCCTCTCCGACGCCCGCGCCCAGATTCTGCGCCGCGCCCGGTAAGCACCCCCCGCCCCCCTTCCTGGCCGGCAGGCGCGCGTGCAGGTGACCGGCGCGCCCCTGCTGCCCCCCCCTCCCCTTCCAAGGACCGCCATGTCACACCGCCTGCCCGCCCCCGCCCGCGCCCGGCTGAGCTACGCGCGTTTGCAGCAGCGTTTCGCGCCGTACGTGTTTGTCAGCCCGTTCTTTCTTCTGTTTCTGGTGTTCGGGCTGTTTCCGCTGCTGTTCAGCCTGTTCCTGGCCTTTCACCTCTGGAGCCCCTTAGACGGTCTGGGCCACTGGAAGTTCGTGGGCTTCGAGAACTTCGCGCTGGCCCTGGACCGCCAGGACCAGTTCTGGACCACGCTGAAGAACACGGTGTGGATTGGCCTGCTGGCGGGGGTGCCGCAGCATCTCGCAGCGCTGCCGCTGGCCTTTCTGATTCACCAGAGCCTGCGCCGCTACCAGAGCACCCTGAGCACGGTGCTGTTTCTGCCGTACATCACCAACGCCGTGGCAATTGCTATCGTGTTCGCCACGCTGTACTCCGAGCGGCTGGGGCTGCTGAATTACCTGCGCGGGCTGGTGGGCCTGGACCCGGTGCGCTGGCTGGGCGACCCCAGCATGGTGCCGTATTCGGTGGCGGCGGTGGTGTTCTGGCGCTACCTGGGCTGGAACGTGGTGCTGTACCTCTCGGGGCTGCAGGCCATCAGTGAGGATGTGTACGAGGCCGCCACCGTGGACGGCGCGGGGAAATGGCAGCAGTTCTGGTACATCACGTTGCCGCTGCTGCGGCCCATGATGTTCTACGCCTTCACCCTGACGATTGTGGGCAACATGCAGCTGTTCGAGGAACCGTTCATGCTGCTGGGTGACGGCGGGGGCAGCAGCGGCGCGGGCCTGACCACCGCCATGCACATCTTTAATACCGCCTTCCGCGACCTGGATATGGGGTACGCCTCGGCCATGAGCTGGCTGCTGTTCCTGGCGATTTTTGCCCTGAGCATGGTGAACAACGTCCTGTTTTCACGCGGAGGTGAGCGGTGACCAGTACCCCGGTTCGCGCGGCGCCCGCTGTGGCCCGCCCCAGGCGCCCGCTGCGGGGCTGGCGCCGCCTGCCCCTGTGGCTGCTGATGGGGCTGGTGTGTTCCCTGTCGGTGGTGCCCTTTTACCTGATGTTCGTGTGGGCCTCGCAGCCCAGCGCCGAAGTCTTTGCCTTTCCGCCGCACCTGTGGTTTGGCCCGGCCTTCGACGACAACCTGCGCGGCCTGCTGCAGGTCACAGACGGCAAGGCGCTGCGCCACTTCTGGAACTCGCTGTACCTCGCGCTGGTCGCCACCGCCACCACCCTGTTTTTCTGCTCGCTGGCCGGCTACGCCTTTGCCATGTACAACTTCCGGGGCCAGCGGGCGCTGTTCGCCTTCATTCTGGCCACCATGCTCATTCCGCCGCTGGTGATGGACATTCCCAGCTTTCTGGTGATGAACAACGTGCTGGGCTGGGTGGGCGAGCCGCGCGCCCTGTGGGTGCCGGGCATGGCGAACGCCTTTGGCATCTTCCTGATGCGCCAGTACATCGCCTCGGCCCTGCCCCGCGAACTGATTGAAGCCGCGCGCATCGACGGCGCCACGGAGTTCGGCATCTACCGCCGGGTGGTGCTGCCCCTGATCCGGCCCATTCTGGCCACGCTGGGCGTGGTGACGTTCGTGGGCGCCTGGAACAACTTCAAGGGCGCGCTGATCATGAAACTCAGCGAACCCGACACCATGACCCTCCCCCTGAGCCTGCGCCGGCTGGGCGGCGGCGCCACCAACGTCAACGTGGACTGGGGCGCGATCATGATGCTGGTCGTGATCACCGTGATTCCGCTGGTGATCGTGTTTCTCTTCGCCAGCCGTCAGGTCATCAGTGGCCTGACCAGCGGGGCGGTCAAGGACTGAGGCGCCCCCGCCTCTGGCCCCCAGCAGGCGGGTGAGGCGCCCTGTGCACCCGCCTGTCTCTGCCCCCCCAACTGAATCGTTTTTGGAGGTGACCGGATCAGCCTTCACCGCCCGGCCTCTCCCCTTTGACTCCTCTTCTGCCCACAGCGGGCCCCATCCAGCCCTTCGCCCGCTGTGTCCGACCTCCTTTCCTGCCTGTTTCCACGGAGTTTTTGCATGAGCAACCACACCCCTGACCCTGCGCGTTTTCCGGCCCGTTTTACCTGGGGCGTGGCCACCAGTGCCTACCAGATCGAGGGCGCCGCCCATGAGGACGGCCGGGGCCCCAGCATCTGGGACACCTTCTGCGCCGCCCCGGGCAAGGTGCGCGGCGGCGACACCGGCGACGTGGCCTGCGACCATTACCACCGCCTGCCGGAAGACCTGGACCTGATCCAGGGGCTGGGGGTCAATGCCTACCGCTTCAGCGTGGCGTGGCCGCGCGTGCTGCCCCAGGGGCGCGGCGCCGTGAACCGGGCCGGGCTGGACTTTTACGACCGGCTGGTGGACGGCCTGCTGACCCGGGGCATTGTCCCCTGGGCCACGCTGTACCACTGGGACCTGCCGCAGACCCTGGAGGACGAGGGCGGCTGGCGGGTGCGCGGGGCGGCCGAGGCCTTTGCCGAGTACGCGGGCGTGGTGGCGGGCGCGCTGGGGGACCGGGTGCGGCACTTCATCACCCTGAACGAGCCGTGGTGCTCGGCGTACCTGGGCTACGGCAACGGCGTCCACGCGCCGGGGGCCAGTGACTTGGCAGACAGCTTTGCCGCCTCACACCACCTGCTGCTGGCCCACGGGCTGGCGGTGCCGGTGATCCGCGAGGCCGCGCCGGGCGCCCAGGTGGGCATCACCCTGAACCTGCACCACACCTACCCCGCCAGTGACAGCGCCGCCGACCACGCGGCGGCCCGGCGGGGCGACGGCTTTCAGAACCGCTGGTATCTGGACCCGCTGTATGGGCGCGGCTACCCGCAGGACATGGTGCAGTTGCTGGGCGAGGCCAGCCCCCAGGCACGCGGACTGGTGCGGCCCGGCGACGAGGACCGGATCGCCGCGCCCACCGACTTTCTGGGCGTGAACATGTATTCCCGCGCCGTCATGCAGGACGCCCCCGGCGAGGGCTGGCTGCACGCCCGCCAGATTCGCCCGGAAGGCAGCGCCTACACCGGCTTTGACTGGGAGGTGGCCCCGGACAGCCTGACTGACCTGCTGGTGCGCCTGCAGCGGGACTACGCCCCCGGTGCCATCTACATCACCGAAAACGGCTCCACCTACCCCGACACCGTCAGCGAGGACGGCACCGTGCACGACGGCGAGCGCACGCGGTACCTGGAAAGCCACCTGGCGGCCATGCAGGCGGCCATGTCCCAGGGCGCGAAGGTGCGCGGCTACTTCGCGTGGTCGCTGATGGACAACTT
This sequence is a window from Deinococcus multiflagellatus. Protein-coding genes within it:
- a CDS encoding ABC transporter substrate-binding protein, with the protein product MNKGLVSVLAAALLLGQAHAQEKVTLTVAVFPSLDSSIKAILPAWQKKYPNVTINMQAQQYADHHNAMTTALATGQGLPDVMAIEVGYVAKFAEGQGLEDLNKAPYNAAAAKKLFTPFTIAQATSSDGRFIAMPTDIGPGTFFYRKDVLDKAGVNPVNMQRSWESYIAAGKTIKAKTGAYLVNTAASVYGIIIRTNLKPGEGIYFDKGNNLLVGPDNARFVRAFTLSKQIRDAGLDAKVGEWTNEWYDAFKKGTVATQFSGAWLQGALQNWMAPDTKGLWRVQNLPERSFASWGGTFYGIPSKAKNKGWAWEFIKFMTMNQSAQIAAFEDNGAFPALVSAQKDKVFSEPVDFLGGQKARVLWRDAAAKTQPIDVNKYDSVADQIVQTELTNVLEKGKDIKQALSDARAQILRRAR
- a CDS encoding carbohydrate ABC transporter permease, with the protein product MSHRLPAPARARLSYARLQQRFAPYVFVSPFFLLFLVFGLFPLLFSLFLAFHLWSPLDGLGHWKFVGFENFALALDRQDQFWTTLKNTVWIGLLAGVPQHLAALPLAFLIHQSLRRYQSTLSTVLFLPYITNAVAIAIVFATLYSERLGLLNYLRGLVGLDPVRWLGDPSMVPYSVAAVVFWRYLGWNVVLYLSGLQAISEDVYEAATVDGAGKWQQFWYITLPLLRPMMFYAFTLTIVGNMQLFEEPFMLLGDGGGSSGAGLTTAMHIFNTAFRDLDMGYASAMSWLLFLAIFALSMVNNVLFSRGGER
- a CDS encoding carbohydrate ABC transporter permease, giving the protein MTSTPVRAAPAVARPRRPLRGWRRLPLWLLMGLVCSLSVVPFYLMFVWASQPSAEVFAFPPHLWFGPAFDDNLRGLLQVTDGKALRHFWNSLYLALVATATTLFFCSLAGYAFAMYNFRGQRALFAFILATMLIPPLVMDIPSFLVMNNVLGWVGEPRALWVPGMANAFGIFLMRQYIASALPRELIEAARIDGATEFGIYRRVVLPLIRPILATLGVVTFVGAWNNFKGALIMKLSEPDTMTLPLSLRRLGGGATNVNVDWGAIMMLVVITVIPLVIVFLFASRQVISGLTSGAVKD
- a CDS encoding GH1 family beta-glucosidase, whose translation is MSNHTPDPARFPARFTWGVATSAYQIEGAAHEDGRGPSIWDTFCAAPGKVRGGDTGDVACDHYHRLPEDLDLIQGLGVNAYRFSVAWPRVLPQGRGAVNRAGLDFYDRLVDGLLTRGIVPWATLYHWDLPQTLEDEGGWRVRGAAEAFAEYAGVVAGALGDRVRHFITLNEPWCSAYLGYGNGVHAPGASDLADSFAASHHLLLAHGLAVPVIREAAPGAQVGITLNLHHTYPASDSAADHAAARRGDGFQNRWYLDPLYGRGYPQDMVQLLGEASPQARGLVRPGDEDRIAAPTDFLGVNMYSRAVMQDAPGEGWLHARQIRPEGSAYTGFDWEVAPDSLTDLLVRLQRDYAPGAIYITENGSTYPDTVSEDGTVHDGERTRYLESHLAAMQAAMSQGAKVRGYFAWSLMDNFEWAEGYDKRFGIVHVDFDTQARTLKQSGRWYRDFLAQARETVPV